From a region of the Zingiber officinale cultivar Zhangliang chromosome 10B, Zo_v1.1, whole genome shotgun sequence genome:
- the LOC122029924 gene encoding F-box protein FBW2-like isoform X1 has protein sequence MFFFLPCNIEVTLPTFGIASFLHFLCVLGFSECRLIPLGGGDDMAEGSDARAWEELIPDALGLIFRNLPLQEILTVIPRVCKSWSRVVLGPYCWQEIDIDEWSQHCKPEQLDKMLHMLIDRSCGSFRRLSVSGLHTESMFTLIADHAGSLQRLELPRSEMNDAIVKLVAPRLCNLTYLDVSYCSKIGACAIEAFGKHCRSLVVLRRTMHPLEVDRNYQCQEEEAYAIAKTMTKLRHLEMSYQPLTTQAVLEILSKCKDLEYLDLRGCWDVKLDEKYLKERHSGLKVLGPDIVDHYEQIFWNDWADSYSDSSGYEEAFDDDVIWEDENGIELDGFQVRFYGGGFSGVVTGFDWPPSP, from the exons ATGTTTTTTTTTCTCCCCTGTAATATTGAAGTCACTTTGCCGACTTTTGGCATTGCCAGTTTTCTGCACTTCCTCTGCGTTCTTGGGTTCAGT GAATGTAGGTTGATTCCTCTCGGCGGCGGCGACGACATGGCTGAAGGGAGTGATGCGAGGGCGTGGGAGGAGCTCATCCCCGATGCCCTGGGCCTCATCTTCCGCAACCTCCCTCTCCAAGAGATCCTCACCGTCATTCCTAGGGTCTGCAAATCGTGGTCGCGGGTAGTGTTGGGCCCCTACTGCTGGCAGGAAATCGACATCGACGAGTGGAGCCAGCACTGCAAGCCAGAGCAACTCGATAAAATGCTTCACATGCTCATAGATCGCAGCTGTGGCTCCTTCCGCAGGCTCAGTGTTTCCGGCCTCCATACCGAATCCATGTTCACCTTAATTGCAGACCA TGCTGGTTCCCTTCAGAGGTTGGAGCTTCCAAGAAGTGAAATGAACGATGCCATTGTCAAACTTGTTGCACCAAGATTGTGCAATTTGACTTACTTGGATGTCAGCTACTGCTCAAAGATAGGTGCTTGTGCGATCGAAGCGTTTGGTAAACATTGTAGATCCTTAGTTGTCCTTCGCCGGACGATGCATCCATTAGAGGTTGATAGAAATTACCAATGCCAAGAAGAAGAGGCATATGCTATTGCCAAAACAATGACCAAGTTGCGCCATTTGGAAATGTCTTACCAACCCTTGACGACACAAGCCGTACTCGAAATCCTCTCAAAGTGCAAGGATCTTGAGTACTTGGACCTAAGAGGTTGTTGGGATGTGAAATTAGATGAGAAGTACCTAAAGGAGAGGCATTCCGGTCTCAAGGTGCTGGGACCGGACATTGTCGACCATTATGAGCAAATTTTTTGGAATGACTGGGCAGACTCCTACTCAGATTCTTCTGGCTACGAGGAGGCTTTTGACGATGACGTCATTTGGGAGGATGAGAATGGAATTGAATTGGACGGGTTTCAAGTGAGATTCTATGGAGGTGGCTTTAGTGGCGTGGTCACTGGGTTCGATTGGCCTCCATCTCCATGA
- the LOC122029924 gene encoding F-box protein FBW2-like isoform X2 has product MAEGSDARAWEELIPDALGLIFRNLPLQEILTVIPRVCKSWSRVVLGPYCWQEIDIDEWSQHCKPEQLDKMLHMLIDRSCGSFRRLSVSGLHTESMFTLIADHAGSLQRLELPRSEMNDAIVKLVAPRLCNLTYLDVSYCSKIGACAIEAFGKHCRSLVVLRRTMHPLEVDRNYQCQEEEAYAIAKTMTKLRHLEMSYQPLTTQAVLEILSKCKDLEYLDLRGCWDVKLDEKYLKERHSGLKVLGPDIVDHYEQIFWNDWADSYSDSSGYEEAFDDDVIWEDENGIELDGFQVRFYGGGFSGVVTGFDWPPSP; this is encoded by the exons ATGGCTGAAGGGAGTGATGCGAGGGCGTGGGAGGAGCTCATCCCCGATGCCCTGGGCCTCATCTTCCGCAACCTCCCTCTCCAAGAGATCCTCACCGTCATTCCTAGGGTCTGCAAATCGTGGTCGCGGGTAGTGTTGGGCCCCTACTGCTGGCAGGAAATCGACATCGACGAGTGGAGCCAGCACTGCAAGCCAGAGCAACTCGATAAAATGCTTCACATGCTCATAGATCGCAGCTGTGGCTCCTTCCGCAGGCTCAGTGTTTCCGGCCTCCATACCGAATCCATGTTCACCTTAATTGCAGACCA TGCTGGTTCCCTTCAGAGGTTGGAGCTTCCAAGAAGTGAAATGAACGATGCCATTGTCAAACTTGTTGCACCAAGATTGTGCAATTTGACTTACTTGGATGTCAGCTACTGCTCAAAGATAGGTGCTTGTGCGATCGAAGCGTTTGGTAAACATTGTAGATCCTTAGTTGTCCTTCGCCGGACGATGCATCCATTAGAGGTTGATAGAAATTACCAATGCCAAGAAGAAGAGGCATATGCTATTGCCAAAACAATGACCAAGTTGCGCCATTTGGAAATGTCTTACCAACCCTTGACGACACAAGCCGTACTCGAAATCCTCTCAAAGTGCAAGGATCTTGAGTACTTGGACCTAAGAGGTTGTTGGGATGTGAAATTAGATGAGAAGTACCTAAAGGAGAGGCATTCCGGTCTCAAGGTGCTGGGACCGGACATTGTCGACCATTATGAGCAAATTTTTTGGAATGACTGGGCAGACTCCTACTCAGATTCTTCTGGCTACGAGGAGGCTTTTGACGATGACGTCATTTGGGAGGATGAGAATGGAATTGAATTGGACGGGTTTCAAGTGAGATTCTATGGAGGTGGCTTTAGTGGCGTGGTCACTGGGTTCGATTGGCCTCCATCTCCATGA